The window CGGTAGCGGCAGCACAGGGCGCTGCCGAGAACCGGCTGCACGGTGGCGTCCAGTAACTGGTTGAGCAGCGCGAGCAGATGGCCCGGCTCGGTGCCGGCCATCGCCATGCCGCGTACGGCGCCGAGCAGCGTCGCCATGCCGGAGGCGACGGCGACCCCCTGTCCGGTGAGGTCGCCGACGCTGAGCAGGGTCTGCCCGTCGGACAGGTCCAGCGCGTCGTACCAGTCCCCGCCGATCAGCCGGCCGGTCGTCGCGGGCAGGCGGTGGCCGGCGAGGTCGAGGGCCGGTGGTGCCCGGTGCGGGAGCCGCAGGGAGCCACGGTCCGACGGCAGTACGGCTTCCTGCAGCTCGGTCGCGATCCGCTGCTCGGTCTCCTCCTGCCGGCGCTGGTGCCGCAGCGAGTCGCGGCTCTCGCGCACGTCCCGCCGGCGGCGGCGCAGTTCGCTGACGTCCCGCAGCACGGCCCACATCGAGGCGGTGCCGCCGTCGGCGCCGAGTACGGGCTCCCCCATCATGTGCACGGTGCGCACGGTGGTGTCGGGCCGCAGGACGCGGAACTCCCCGTCGATCGGCTTCCCGTCGACCAGGCAGTCCGTCACCATCGCGGTCAGCGTCGGCCGGTCCTCGTCCACGACCAGGGAGGGCATCTCGTCCAGAGTGAGGGCGGGTTCGGCCGGGTCGCGGCCGAGGATCTGGTACAGCTCCCCGGACCAGGTGGCCTCGTCCGTCAGCAGATTCCACTCCGCACTGCCGACGCGGCTGAGCAGCGACCCGCGCGGGGTGCCGACCGGCGGCCGGACGGCCGGGGGAGCGGGGGGCTCGGCCGGAGCGGGCTCCGGGCCGTCCCGCAACTGGGCGAGGTGCGCGTCCAGGTCGTCCAGCTGGTGCAGCGCGAGGTCGTACAGGGCGCGCTGCCAGCGGTCCTCCGGGTCCGAACCGTCGCTCCTGGTGTCCCGCCGTACGGCGTCCACGTCCCCCTTGAGGCGCCGCGCCTGCGTGATCAACGCCTCCACCGAGCCGCGTCCGGGTGGCTGGGCGGCTGAGCGGTCCGCGGAGACTGGGGACGGCATGACGACTCCGAAGGGGGACGATACGGCCAGGGAGGACAGGTGGGGGCCGTTACGACTGTGGCACAGCCCGCGACGCCCCGTAAGGGATTTGGCAACACACGATACGGTGGTGCTTCCGGCATATGCCAGAGTCTTCCCGGACTGTTCCGCGTGTACGAATGGTGTAGGCGTTGCGCCCATGAAGTCGTAGACGGTCTACGGGAGTTGCCCCCTGCCGACGGTCATCGTGCGGTGATCACGCAGGTGTTCGACGCTCAAGTGTTCCCTCACCTGGACGAAGGCCGGTACCGGCCGAATTCTGACCGGATTTGGCGCCATGCGAGGGGCCCCGACAGACTCCATTAAGGCATGGACATCTGCATCGAACAGCCCGCCCACGCACGGCTCATCACGGCGGAGGACCGGGAGGTCCCGGTGACGGCCACCCTTCGCTACTCCGCCGCCGATCCGCTCGCCGTCTTCGTGGACTTCCCCGCCGAGGCCGCCCTGGACGGTGAGGAACTCACCTGGATCTTCGCGCGTGCCCTGCTCGACCAGGGACTGCGGGCCCCGGCCGGCCACGGGGACGTGCAGATATGGCCGTGCGGCGGCACGCGGACGGTGCTGGAGTTCCACTCGCCCTACGGACTGGCCCTGCTGCAGTTCCAGGCCTCGGCGCTGCGCCGCTTCCTGCTGCGGACCTATGAGCTCGTCCCGGCCGGGCACGAGGACCTGGCGGCCGTGGTGGAGCGGGGGCTGAGCGCCCTGTTCGGTGGGGTGTGAAGCGCCGGGCGGGAGGCTCCCCCGTGCCTCGCCTCCTAGCGTGGGCGGGGGCGCGGGGCGAGATCGACGGCGACCCGGCCGCCCGTTTCGAGGGACCGCACGCCCGCCTCCGCCACGGCGGACGCGGCGTAACCGTCCCAGACGCCCGGTCCGGTGACCTCCCCGCGCCGGGTCGCGTCGACCCAGGCCTGCACCTCGCGGTCGTAGGCGCCGGCGAACCGCACGAGATAGTCCTGCGCCACCTCCTCCGCGGCGCCGCCCCGGGTGGTGACCACCATGGTGTGCGCGTCGCCGATCCGGGCGCTGCCCTTCTCGCACACGGCCTCGCAGCGCACCTGGTAGCCGAAGCCGCTGTTGACGAAGACCTCGACGTCGACGAGCGCGCCCCGCTCGGACTCGAACAGCACGAACTGCGGATCGATCAGGCCCTCGGGAGCGTCCGAGGACGGGGCGGGCCGCAGCACGGTCACCGCAGTCAGCTCCTGCCCGAGCAGCCAGCGGGCCGCGTCGATCTCGTGCGAGACCGAGCTGTTGACCAGCATGGCGCTGGTGAAGTGGTCGGGGGAGGAGACGTTGCGGTGGGTGCAGTGCAGCATCAACGGCCGGCCGAGGCGCCCCCCGTCGAGGAGTGCCTTCAGTCGCCGGTACTCGGCGTCGTAGCGGCGCATGAACCCGATCTGCGCGAGCCGCCGGCCGAGTGCGGCCTCCGCCTCAACGACCCGCAGCGCGCCGGCGGAGTCCGGCACCATGGGCTTCTCGCACAGCACCGGCAGCCCGCGCGCGAAACAGGCGAGCAGCGCCTCCTCGTGGGCCGGACCGGGGGAGGCGACGAGGACGGCCGCCACACCGGGCGCGTCCAGGGCGGCGAGGTGATCGGTGTGCACGGTCACCCCGGTGAGGCCCGCCGCGGCCTCCTTCGCCCGTTCGATGTCAGGGTCGGCCACGGCCGCGACCCTGGCGCCGCTGACCACTTGGTCGAGACGGCGTATGTGGTCGGCGCCCATGTGACCGGCACCCAGTACCGCCACACCCAGCAGGTCACCCATGTGTGAACTCCCTCCCGCCGACGATCACGCCGTAGCGTACGCCGGCGGGAGACGGCGTCCCCGGGTGGCCCGGCGGGGCCGCCTCGGGGTCCGGGCAGGGGCAGGGGCAGGGGCAGGGGCTTCAGTACCGCAGGACGCCCGCGATGCCGTCCGAGTCGCTCAGCGTGCCGTCGGGGACGAACCGCACCTCGGCGCCGGTCTCCAGGCACTGCTCGACGATCTCGTCCACGATGTCCTCGCGGGCGTCCGGGTCGCCGGGCTCGGCCGGCACCAGGTGCTCGCCGTAATCACGGACGACGGCGCGGTAGTTCTCCTCCACGGCGAGCAGCCGGACCCGGCCTTCCCGGGCGTTCTGCCACAGCTCGTCCAGACCGGCCGCGTAGTTCCGGTGCCCCCGCGCGGAGGTCAGCTCGCGGACCACGGACGAGGCGCCCCTGGTCGACTCCGCCTCCAGGACGGGGCCGACGGCCTGCCACACGGCGTCGGGCCCGCCGTGCGCGAGACCTCCGTGGCGGACGTGCACGCCGCACCTGGCGACGCTGCCGACCTCCTCCATCAGGGAGAGCGCCGCCTGTTCGCCGGTGATGTACAGCGGACGGGGCTGCTCGCGCAGGATCGCGGTCATCGCGGTGTCCGCCTCCCGCAGGAACTGCCGGGTGCCCTCGTCGCTGAAGGTGCTCGGTGAATCGCCGATGCGCATCTGGCGTTCGGCGTCGAAGTTCGGCCGGGCGCGGTCGAGCGGGAAGTCACCGTGGTTCGCCTCGACGACGCGGTCCGGTCCGCCGCTCCACAGCGTGACGCGGTCGGCGGAGACCGACAGCACCCAGAAGGGCCGTTCCGCGGCCTGCGCGGCGACCAGGTTGCGGGTGAGGAAGGTGTCCGACAGCACCACGCGTTCGGGGACGGGGCGGGCCAGCGACCACACCTGATGCTCGCCCGGCGCGGCGAAGATGACGAGGCCGTCCTCGGCGTGCGTCAGGTCCACCTCCGACAGCGCCCGGTCGAGTTGCGCCTCGACGTCGGCGCGCCGGTCGCGGCTGACCGCGGGATCGGACTCCAGACGCTTGCGGGCCTCGGCCACGACGTTGCGCAGCCGGACCGGATCCTGGCCGCTCCCGCGTTCACGGCGGTGCGTGGGGGTCAGCACGGACACCGCCGGGTAGGGACGCGGGCGCCGCAGTCGGGCAAGGGTTGCGGGACTCAGTGCGTGCTCCATGACACGACGATAGGGCCGATTCGCTGTTACGGCATTCGGGCTAATCCGAGGTGGAGGCGCTCTGCCCCTCCATGCCGCACGCCGGTGACGCGGTGCCCCGCGCACCGCTACCGTACCCGTCAG of the Streptomyces sp. 1222.5 genome contains:
- a CDS encoding PP2C family protein-serine/threonine phosphatase, which translates into the protein MPSPVSADRSAAQPPGRGSVEALITQARRLKGDVDAVRRDTRSDGSDPEDRWQRALYDLALHQLDDLDAHLAQLRDGPEPAPAEPPAPPAVRPPVGTPRGSLLSRVGSAEWNLLTDEATWSGELYQILGRDPAEPALTLDEMPSLVVDEDRPTLTAMVTDCLVDGKPIDGEFRVLRPDTTVRTVHMMGEPVLGADGGTASMWAVLRDVSELRRRRRDVRESRDSLRHQRRQEETEQRIATELQEAVLPSDRGSLRLPHRAPPALDLAGHRLPATTGRLIGGDWYDALDLSDGQTLLSVGDLTGQGVAVASGMATLLGAVRGMAMAGTEPGHLLALLNQLLDATVQPVLGSALCCRYRPETRTLLWAQAGHPAPLLYRDGTGCALDAPDGVLLGATTGAAYGQAVEHLRAGDLLLLYTDGLAAGCRTSVAVDRLLGLAPRFGAAATAQDCVRAVVEEFGEAGRADDGCVLVARVTG
- a CDS encoding Gfo/Idh/MocA family protein; translation: MGDLLGVAVLGAGHMGADHIRRLDQVVSGARVAAVADPDIERAKEAAAGLTGVTVHTDHLAALDAPGVAAVLVASPGPAHEEALLACFARGLPVLCEKPMVPDSAGALRVVEAEAALGRRLAQIGFMRRYDAEYRRLKALLDGGRLGRPLMLHCTHRNVSSPDHFTSAMLVNSSVSHEIDAARWLLGQELTAVTVLRPAPSSDAPEGLIDPQFVLFESERGALVDVEVFVNSGFGYQVRCEAVCEKGSARIGDAHTMVVTTRGGAAEEVAQDYLVRFAGAYDREVQAWVDATRRGEVTGPGVWDGYAASAVAEAGVRSLETGGRVAVDLAPRPRPR
- a CDS encoding SsgA family sporulation/cell division regulator, yielding MDICIEQPAHARLITAEDREVPVTATLRYSAADPLAVFVDFPAEAALDGEELTWIFARALLDQGLRAPAGHGDVQIWPCGGTRTVLEFHSPYGLALLQFQASALRRFLLRTYELVPAGHEDLAAVVERGLSALFGGV
- a CDS encoding chemotaxis protein: MEHALSPATLARLRRPRPYPAVSVLTPTHRRERGSGQDPVRLRNVVAEARKRLESDPAVSRDRRADVEAQLDRALSEVDLTHAEDGLVIFAAPGEHQVWSLARPVPERVVLSDTFLTRNLVAAQAAERPFWVLSVSADRVTLWSGGPDRVVEANHGDFPLDRARPNFDAERQMRIGDSPSTFSDEGTRQFLREADTAMTAILREQPRPLYITGEQAALSLMEEVGSVARCGVHVRHGGLAHGGPDAVWQAVGPVLEAESTRGASSVVRELTSARGHRNYAAGLDELWQNAREGRVRLLAVEENYRAVVRDYGEHLVPAEPGDPDAREDIVDEIVEQCLETGAEVRFVPDGTLSDSDGIAGVLRY